A single genomic interval of Microbacterium sp. LWO14-1.2 harbors:
- a CDS encoding DUF58 domain-containing protein, with protein MFVTGRLALAVGVGIVPVVLTGLVGYPAYAALGIWSAACVLLTALDVMLAPSPRAVTATRRVPNRTRIGELVPVSVALQNTGSRTLHALIRDAWQPTAGADGTRQRLEVPPGERRRVEIPLLPRRRGELVSEFVMVRSRGPLGLAGRQARHRVRGAIRVLPAFSSRKHLPSRLARLRELDGNTSIQVRGQGTEFDSLREYVRGDDVRSIDWRATARAGTTMLRTWRPERDRHVVIIIDTGRTAAARVGDGTRVDASLEAALLLAALAARAGDHVHLLMYDRVVRARVTGVEGAALLPALTDAMAPVHARLVDTDWPSAFAAVRTLTTRPSLIVVLTAQDAAESARGFLGAFPDATRATSILVGSVTDDGIADLARQRGSREEVYVAAAAEKTMREAENVADAIRRAGGEAIAADPESLPPRIADRYLELKAAGRL; from the coding sequence GGATCGTTCCCGTCGTCCTCACGGGTCTCGTGGGGTATCCCGCCTATGCCGCGCTCGGCATCTGGAGCGCGGCATGCGTGCTGCTCACGGCGCTCGACGTCATGCTGGCTCCCAGCCCGCGTGCGGTCACCGCGACCCGCCGAGTGCCGAACCGCACGCGCATCGGCGAACTCGTGCCGGTCAGCGTGGCGCTGCAGAACACGGGCTCTCGCACCCTGCACGCGCTGATCCGCGACGCCTGGCAGCCCACGGCCGGCGCGGACGGCACCAGGCAGCGCCTCGAGGTCCCGCCCGGCGAGCGACGCCGCGTCGAGATCCCGCTCCTCCCCCGCCGAAGAGGCGAGCTCGTGAGCGAGTTCGTCATGGTGCGCTCGCGCGGACCGCTCGGCCTCGCGGGTCGCCAGGCTCGCCACCGCGTACGCGGGGCGATCCGCGTGCTGCCGGCGTTCTCCTCCCGCAAGCATCTGCCGTCGCGGCTGGCGCGTCTGCGCGAGCTCGACGGCAACACCAGCATCCAGGTCCGCGGTCAGGGCACCGAGTTCGACTCCCTCCGCGAGTACGTCCGCGGCGATGACGTGCGTTCGATCGACTGGCGCGCCACCGCGCGCGCGGGCACCACCATGCTGCGCACCTGGCGTCCCGAGCGCGACCGCCACGTGGTCATCATCATCGACACCGGACGGACCGCTGCGGCGCGCGTCGGAGACGGCACACGCGTCGACGCCTCGCTGGAGGCCGCGCTGCTGCTCGCCGCCCTCGCGGCGCGAGCAGGCGACCACGTGCACCTGCTCATGTACGACCGTGTGGTGCGGGCCAGGGTCACCGGCGTGGAGGGCGCAGCCCTGCTCCCCGCTCTGACCGATGCGATGGCCCCGGTCCACGCTCGACTCGTCGACACCGACTGGCCGAGCGCGTTCGCCGCGGTGCGCACGCTCACGACGCGCCCCTCGCTCATCGTCGTGCTCACGGCGCAGGATGCCGCGGAATCCGCCAGAGGCTTCCTCGGCGCCTTCCCCGACGCGACCCGCGCCACCTCGATCCTCGTCGGCTCGGTGACGGACGACGGGATCGCCGACCTCGCCAGACAGCGTGGGAGCCGCGAGGAGGTCTACGTCGCGGCCGCCGCCGAGAAGACGATGCGCGAGGCCGAGAACGTCGCGGACGCGATCCGCAGGGCGGGTGGGGAGGCGATCGCCGCCGACCCGGAGTCCTTGCCGCCGCGTATCGCCGATCGCTACCTCGAACTCAAGGCCGCGGGTCGGCTCTGA
- a CDS encoding stage II sporulation protein M, which translates to MDADALTDARRAEWERLDRLSRERLDGAGVDELIVRYRAASADLAELKTSVGESPQGSYLSTILVRARLRLTGASDSILTQIARFFSLQLPAALYRLRWTTLVIAVAFIAVVVGAAVWISSDPALIATLGPPDLLAQYADESFTGYYTENPAAVFMGMVWTNNAWIALQCVLFGVTGIWPVNALVQNAIGLGISGAVMAAHGRADVMALYILPHGLLEMTCIFVAAAGGLHLFWSWVAPGNRSRGESLAAEGRSLATVAIGLVFALFLAGLVEGFVTGWALPWPVKIGIGVAALAVFLIYMLVIGRRAYLRGETGDLVEYEAGTPRLVAG; encoded by the coding sequence GTGGATGCCGATGCGCTGACCGATGCACGCCGCGCCGAGTGGGAGCGGCTCGACCGGCTGAGCCGCGAGCGCCTGGACGGAGCCGGCGTCGACGAGCTCATCGTGCGCTACCGAGCGGCATCCGCCGATCTCGCCGAGTTGAAGACGTCGGTGGGGGAGTCGCCGCAGGGGTCGTACCTCTCGACCATCCTCGTGCGGGCCCGGCTGCGCCTGACGGGTGCCTCCGACAGCATCCTCACCCAGATCGCTCGCTTCTTCTCGCTGCAGCTGCCCGCCGCCCTCTACCGCCTGCGGTGGACCACGCTCGTGATCGCCGTGGCGTTCATCGCCGTCGTGGTCGGGGCCGCCGTCTGGATCTCCTCCGATCCCGCACTGATCGCGACGCTCGGCCCGCCCGACCTGCTCGCCCAGTACGCCGACGAGAGCTTCACCGGCTACTACACCGAGAACCCCGCCGCGGTCTTCATGGGGATGGTGTGGACGAACAACGCGTGGATCGCGCTGCAGTGCGTGCTGTTCGGGGTCACCGGAATCTGGCCAGTGAACGCCCTGGTGCAGAACGCCATCGGGCTCGGCATCTCCGGCGCGGTCATGGCCGCGCACGGCCGCGCCGATGTGATGGCGCTGTACATCCTTCCGCACGGTCTGCTCGAGATGACCTGCATCTTCGTCGCCGCAGCCGGCGGTCTGCACCTGTTCTGGTCATGGGTCGCGCCGGGCAACCGGTCGCGCGGCGAGTCGCTCGCCGCGGAGGGCCGATCGCTCGCCACCGTCGCGATCGGACTCGTGTTCGCCCTGTTCCTCGCGGGTCTCGTCGAGGGGTTCGTCACGGGCTGGGCGCTGCCGTGGCCGGTGAAAATCGGCATCGGGGTCGCAGCGCTCGCGGTGTTCCTGATCTACATGCTCGTGATCGGCCGTCGCGCGTACCTGCGCGGCGAGACCGGCGACCTCGTCGAGTACGAGGCGGGCACCCCGCGGCTCGTCGCCGGCTGA